Part of the Zonotrichia albicollis isolate bZonAlb1 chromosome 26, bZonAlb1.hap1, whole genome shotgun sequence genome, GGGTTCCGAAAAAATGTCCACAGCAATTCCATTTTCTGATTTATAACTTTGTATTTCCCAAATGAAGGAAGAGAAGCTGAAGAAGAAGTTGAATGCCAGGCTGGAGTTGGCCAAGTTCCTGAGGGAGACCATTACAGAGATGGCCAAAAGGAACAAGGCAGAcacaggaaaagagaaacaatTCTCCTTTTACCTGCACGAGGTAGGATGGCAGCcatggcacacacacacacctttagggctgctggtggggcagagagcaggggaTTTGTACCAGGAttgtggggacagagcagctgtCAGGGGCTGTTCCCTGGGTgcctccctgcccaccctgctcaggaattcccagcctggcagggcacaCCTTTCACCCCATGGAAATTCCAGTGGCTGCTCAATAAGGGTTTCACTGTGACTTTTAACTGTATCTCCAGCAAGGACAGGAATTCCCCAgtgaggaagggaaggggaaggaagttTCCAGCTGGGGATCCCACTGTATCCTGCTGtctccagcagggacaggaattCTCCTGTGAGGAAGGGAAGAGGGGGAATGTTCCCATCTGGGGATCCCACTCAGGGCTTTGTGTGTTCCCtcagctctgtcccagccctgctcacaggaattcccagcctggcagggcacaCATTTCACCCCCTGGAAATTCCAGTGACCACTCAATAACAGTTTCACTGTGACTTTTAACTGTGAGGAGGGGGAAGGTGGGGAGGTTCCAGCTGGGGATCCCACTCAGGGCTCTTTGTGCCTCCCCTCAGGTCCGTCCCAGCGGccagcagcccagcacacagGAGATTGTGCATTTCTCCAAGATCTTTGAGGATGAGCTGACCCTGGAGCACCTGGAGAGGCCCCAGCTGGTGGCTCTGTGcaagctgctggagctgcaggcccTGGGCACCAACAACCTGCTGCGCTTCCAGCTGCTGATGCGGCTGCGCAGCATCAAGGCCGACGACGAGGTgggtctgcagcagcagccaggagctgcccacACCCCTCAGAACAGGGGAAATTGGGGTTGATGAGAGTCAGACCCTCcccagaagaaaacagaatgaGAGTTCACCTCCCTGCAGCCTTGCAGTCTTTGGGGAGCTGTAATGGAGGTGGCATTTCAGATATTGCCACTAGAACTTTTCCTTTTGGTCATGCTAACTTATAAAAAAGAGATGCTTTTTGATGTGCAGTGGGGTTATTTGGAAAATGGAACCAGACTTACATGTGCAGAGTTAGTGGCCATAAGTTGCAGCAAGGGAAATTTCAGCTCAATAAGTGAGTGGGTAAACAGTGGAACAGGCTGTGAATATCCCATCCCTAAAGTGGTTCAAAGCACAAATACTGAACAATTTTGAGCAGGAGATTGAACTGAGGACCTCCAGAAGTCCTTTCAGGTGCAGCAGGGTCTTGGCTTGCCCTGTGCTGGATGGGGATGTTCTGTTCATTGCAGATGATTGCCAAGGAAGGGGTCAGTGGGCTGAGCGTGGCGGAGCTGCAGAGCGCCTGCAGGGCCAGAGGGATGCGCTCAGTGGGgctctctgaggagcagctgaaggagcagctggggcaggtgagtgtgccctggcctgggcaggtgTGAGATTGATCAGAGGACAGGCTCCAGGCAATGCTGAggtgcagcaggcacagcttccTGAGAATTCATGCATGAATTTCAAGTTTGATCCTGACCCACAGAGCTGAGCTCTAAGGCATGAAGGGTCCAGGTTATATCCTAGACTAAAGAAAAAACCACCTTGCTCCTATCTGGCCCTGGTTCTTTTTGAAGTGGGGGTATTCCTAACTTTTCAGACCCATTTCTTTTCATTATGGTAACTTAAAACTGCATTATTCTCACCCACAGAGCTGAGCTTTAAGGCAGGAAGGGTCCAGATTGTCTTAGACTAAAGAGAAAACCAAATAGAACCAGGGCCAGATAGCAAGGTGTAGTGGAGGGTATTCCTAGCTCTTCAGACCCATTTCTTCTCATTATGGTGATTTAAAACTGTATTATCCTCACCCATAGAGCTGAGTTCTAAGGCATGAAGGATCCAGATTATGTCCTAGACTAAAGAGAAAACCACCTTGCTCCTATCTGGTTTGAAGTGGGGCTGTTCCAACTCTTCAGACCCATTTTTTCTCATGATGGTAACTTAAAACTGTATTATTCTTACCCACAGAGCTGAGCTCTAAGGCATGAAGGGTCCTAGACTAAAGAGAAACCCCCCCCCCTTCACTTTGCTCTTATCTGGCCCTGGTTCTATTTGGTTATTCCTAACTCTTCAGACCCATTTCTTCTCATTATGGTTACTTAAAACTGTATTATCCAAACTCAAGATTGCTTTAAGGACAGAGTGTTGTGTTAATAAATACTTACATAGAGCCAATATGAAgcaatttttccttctgttttcttccaACAGTGGCTGGATCTGCATTTAAAGGAGAACattccttcttccctcctcctgcttTCCCGTGCCTTGTACTTAATAGATGTAAAGCCACAATCTGTTCCCATTCCACAGAGCAAGGCAAGTGGTTTGAATAAAGCTCTTAGGTTAATAGCTCAACCATTATGCATTATAGAAATGAAGGACTTTGATAGAATCTTGTTTTCTGAGCCTACAAGAGGACTGAAGTTGTGACTCTGTGTTCTTTGGCAGACAACTGATGCTGCTGGAATGACATCTGTGCTTGAAGGTCAGAAGACCCTCCTGGATCCTGCCTCTGTTGTACAGGGAAGAAAGGTTAGAAACAGCAATCTGCAAGTAGGAAAACTTGTGCTGAAATTATTGGGAATTAGGTGTGACCAAACCTTTCCAAAGCTGGACAAACCCAATGTTTGACAGcgcagcacagagcagtgtctgTTCTTGCACTGTGTGGGTGTTTTTCCCCCCAAGAATCTCACAGTTCTGATTTGAGAGGCaaggggagggagcaggggtgtgctgtggcagagctggtgctgtgcctgggagcagctggttATTGAGTACCATGGTGCTGGCTCCCAGCCAGGGAGGACTCAACCTCAACCTGAATTCTTTCAGGCCTCAGCCCAGGTACATTCAGCTCAGAGGAGCCAGTTAAAGAGGACTTGTTTTGAGCCCTCTTAGTGAATTTGAGTTTGTTATCTGGGACAAAATGAGCCAAAATATGTAGAGTAAGAAAGCCAGAGCATATGGTTCTCAGCATCACGCTGCAGTGAATTCCTTAGATTAGTCCCAGCTgataaaagcagcagcaggaatcaAAGAATATTGTATCAACTGCCAGAAATGTTTCCACATAGTTAAATTGTGCTGGGGAAACAATGGAAATGCCAGCACAGCTTTCACAGAGTGAGCAGGGAACAGCCTTGTTAGGGCCTGGGGAGTTTGGGCCTTTCTGAGAGGGTTCTGTGACTTACAGCTGCTTTTTCCTTAAAGACTGAAGAATTTGTGTCCCAGCCAACAGAGAAATTGCCATTCTCTGAAGCATCAGTGAAGCCTCCTCCCCCACGAGAGGTGAGCTTGTCAGAGCTCTTACACTCCCAAAAGGGATTGTTCTTCACACAGCTTGCAGCCAAACCGAGGAAGTTTGGAGTGCAGGGTGCTGTGAATGCTGCTGAGTTCAGGGAACTGGATGAGAGCTGCACTGGGGGCTGTTCAATACAAAGATACCACCCATGGCAGAGAGCAGTCAGACTGGGGGGAATTATTGATGTAACCTTGCACTCTTCCTTAATAATCTGCCTTGGGCCCCTGGGACAGACCAGCCTTCCCTTGGGGTCAGCAGGGTAAGAGCCACTTGGTAtctgtaaaaatatttctgcagtgATTGTCTTTGTTTTGTCCATTTTCTTTCTGGGAATATTTGATTTTAGTTTAGGTGTTTATGTGCACATCTAGGATGCTGCTTAAGGCAAGTTTGGGAGTCCAGACAGACTCCTGTCTCTTTTAACCTGAAGAACTTTGCTCCTTATCAACTGTTCCTCTCCAGAGCAGCTTCCCATGCTAAATGGGAAAACACCTTCAGAAAAGATTATGAATTTCAAAAAACATTCCTACTGcctaaaatctgcatttttcttttgccCCTAGACCAAAATGGAagcatcccagagcagcaaGGCTGGTGCCAATGGAGTCTAACGTGGAGGCAGCACTGGGAGGAAGCAGCTTCCATCTCCACACCTGCAAAGGGAGCAGGGATTTCCCaggaggctgctctgcacaaggagGGCAGTATCCCTCAGGGgcctctctctctgtcccaaGCTTGTTAGCAACTAGGCCACTGCTGTCTGGATGGCCCCAGACATCTCTTTTGTGCTGGATCCTTGCCCTGCTACTTTTAACTTATGGTGTAAATATGTTAATAatggtgctgctgtctgtgctgttCCTGAGCAGGTGTTTGTGCTTAGCAAAGGCAGCTTTTCATGTTAGAATGGCCTGTGCACAGAAcaagctgggctgggctccagcaAAGCCTGTTCTGCAGTGTGGAATCCTCTGCAGGAACATCcccacacagccagggccagcagcttGTCCTGAGGGTCACAGCTCAGGCTCTTGGTCCTGTTTGGGTGTTTTAGCCAGTGACCAGCCCACAACAACCCACGTGGCCACAGTTTAACTGAGGAGGTGGCCacaggaagggaaggagcagcatttGGTGTGGTAGCACTGATCAGAAGGGCTTCAGGCCCTGCTGGACAGGAGCAGCCTCACCTGGGAgtgtgggagctgtgcaggagccACACACTGTGACAGAATCTGACTTGCACTTTCAGGATCCCTCTGGGTCACAAGAGGGAACAACCTGGACCTGCACACCTCTCCCAAGGGTGGAGCTTTGGATAATCCTCACCAGGCTCAGAACACACACCAAGTGCTCTCCACACTTGCAAAGCCACTCCTCACATGCTCAGTTTTTGCCAGACTCTCAGAGGATTCTGAAAAGCTGTTTTTAGCATTTGTTAAAATTTTTTACTCTGTCCTATGTAAATACTGAGAAATTACTCACATTATGGattttaaatatgtatatatttatacttaCTGTAAAATTAGATTTGGTGCTAAGTAGGAATGAAATGTCTCTTCCAGAGTCAGCCAGCCTTTAGAACAACCCAACTGAGAGCCAGTTCTGCAAGCTCAGGTAGGAGCAGCACTTTAAACCCAAGGCCTcaggctcctgcagcaccacagagcCAGCTGTCAGGTGTCCTGTGTCCTTAGCTCTGTCCCTGAGCCTCTCCTTGTTCACCCAGCCCACCCACAGTGCTGGATCTGTGTCTAATAAATGGAACAAATGTTGTTTCAATAAAATAACACCTTGCTGTGGAGTTGTGagtgtgttcacaggggtctgaggatgagggaagagacgaggatctgactccatgtttcagaaggcttgatttattattttatgatatatattacattaaaactatacctTAAACTGGGGATGTCACACTGCCACCCTAAACTGGGATATTCACAATGCCACCCTAACTGGGgattgtggtggtgttcacaggggtctgaggatgagggaagagatgaggacctgactccatgtttcagaaggctgatttattattttatgatatatattatattaaaactgtactaaaagagtagaagaaaggatttaatcagaaggctggctaagaatagaagaagaaagaatgaTCATAAAAGCTTCtatcttggacagagagtccgagccagctgactgtgattggccattaattagaaacaaccacatgagaccaatcccagatgcacctgttgcattccacagcagcagataaccattgtttacattttgttcctgagggcctctcagcttctcaggaggaaaaattcctaaggaaaggattttccatagaagatgtctgtgacatggagtcactgctgcctctcctgcctgctgttccagcccggggctgctccactcccaaacccacctggcTTTCTCTGGTACCCCggggaggtttggggtgaaATGATCAGGTCGTGGCTCTgagggctcagcccctgctctgggtggagggagaggaggaggctgggCGGGATGAAggcagagccagccagtgctggagcagcacattCCTCTGCTGAGAGGTTTCCCAGATGgagagagcagaggggctggcagggagccctggcatcacctgggcactgccctgctgtgggTGAGCCTTGGGTGGGCTCTGGTGcctcccacatccccatcctccagctgggcaccaccACATCACACTGGTGTGTGTGCCAGGCCT contains:
- the LETM2 gene encoding LETM1 domain-containing protein LETM2, mitochondrial isoform X1, which codes for MAACGCNALLAAARASFRGSRLLAHCSSPCSPAAALVQLVDPQLSWSCRDSKSQPWARRACLPRSPAHALHTCSSSQQQLPGEPHGKPRNQGAKAAKNLAKQVVAPAGKKPLRQRVVDELKHYYNGFHLLWIDTKVAARMVWRLLHGQVLTRRERRRLLRTCADLFRLVPFLVFVIVPFMEFLLPMFLKLFPDMLPSTFETESKKEEKLKKKLNARLELAKFLRETITEMAKRNKADTGKEKQFSFYLHEVRPSGQQPSTQEIVHFSKIFEDELTLEHLERPQLVALCKLLELQALGTNNLLRFQLLMRLRSIKADDEMIAKEGVSGLSVAELQSACRARGMRSVGLSEEQLKEQLGQWLDLHLKENIPSSLLLLSRALYLIDVKPQSVPIPQSKTTDAAGMTSVLEGQKTLLDPASVVQGRKTEEFVSQPTEKLPFSEASVKPPPPRETKMEASQSSKAGANGV
- the LETM2 gene encoding LETM1 domain-containing protein LETM2, mitochondrial isoform X2; translation: MAACGCNALLAAARASFRGSRLLAHCSSPCSPAAALVQLVDPQLSWSCRDSKSQPWARRACLPRSPAHALHTCSSSQQQLPGEPHGKPRNQGAKAAKNLAKQVVAPAGKKPLRQRVVDELKHYYNGFHLLWIDTKVAARMVWRLLHGQVLTRRERRRLLRTCADLFRLVPFLVFVIVPFMEFLLPMFLKLFPDMLPSTFETESKKEEKLKKKLNARLELAKFLRETITEMAKRNKADTGKEKQFSFYLHEVRPSGQQPSTQEIVHFSKIFEDELTLEHLERPQLVALCKLLELQALGTNNLLRFQLLMRLRSIKADDEMIAKEGVSGLSVAELQSACRARGMRSVGLSEEQLKEQLGQWLDLHLKENIPSSLLLLSRALYLIDVKPQSVPIPQSKTTDAAGMTSVLEGQKTLLDPASVVQGRKTKMEASQSSKAGANGV